A window of Primulina tabacum isolate GXHZ01 chromosome 4, ASM2559414v2, whole genome shotgun sequence contains these coding sequences:
- the LOC142541431 gene encoding GATA transcription factor 9-like, with the protein MEHFFKDYKEFSSANDETVTKFYYNNGINFTVDDILDFPKEKEMMTNAFADSLKVNSGHTSAITAVDSCNPSLSGGVDGQFIDSDRIDESQFSENELCVPSDDLAELEWLSNFVEESYSTEDLHLFIPLTVIAEKNSPSESSSSANSTQHSPLIFPTDVIIPTKERSKRSRAAPRDLSTRLLHLSPPSEPKTAKKCLHCASEKTPQWRIGPMGPKTLCNACGVRFKLGRLVPEYRPAASPTFLSSKHSNSHRKVLELRRQIQLQQHKSVDNVSDGCDL; encoded by the exons ATGGAGCATTTTTTCAAAGATTACAAGGAATTTTCGTCGGCGAATGATGAAACAGTCACTAAGTTCTACTACAATAATGGTATTAATTTCACGGTGGATGATATACTGGATTTTCCAAAGGAGAAGGAAATGATGACCAACGCGTTTGCCGACAGTTTAAAGGTCAATTCAGGCCACACCTCCGCCATTACGGCGGTTGACAGCTGCAACCCATCGCTTTCCGGCGGCGTTGACGGGCAGTTTATTGACAGCGATAGAATCGATGAGTCACagttctctgaaaatgaactgTGTGTACCA TCTGATGATTTAGCGGAGCTGGAATGGCTTTCGAATTTCGTGGAGGAATCATACTCAACCGAAGACCTCCACCTGTTCATCCCTCTCACCGTAATCGCCGAGAAAAACTCCCCCTCCGAAAGTTCTTCCTCCGCCAATTCCACCCAGCACTCGCCTCTAATTTTCCCCACCGACGTCATAATCCCCACCAAAGAACGTAGCAAACGCTCAAGAGCAGCCCCCCGCGACTTGTCCACTCGCCTCCTCCATCTCTCGCCGCCTTCAGAACCCAAAACGGCAAAAAAATGCCTCCACTGCGCATCGGAGAAGACCCCACAGTGGAGAATAGGCCCAATGGGCCCAAAAACTTTGTGTAATGCATGTGGAGTCAGATTCAAGTTGGGTCGCCTTGTACCCGAATATCGACCCGCCGCCAGCCCGACCTTTCTTTCCTCCAAGCATTCGAATTCGCACCGGAAAGTTTTGGAGCTCCGAAGGCAAATACAGCTTCAGCAACATAAATCAGTCGACAACGTATCCGACGGTTGTGACTTGTGA
- the LOC142541332 gene encoding uncharacterized protein LOC142541332, which translates to MAAATPPPPPAKIDSSSPFYLGPQDRPGDFITPIRLKLDDFDDWSHAIRVALSSRRKFGFLNGTITDIVPPCTNDDWVTIQCMLVSWLMNTIDPEVRSMLSNYDNAKRLWDDLHERFSVVNGPRIHQLKGDINRCEQTKVMPVAVYFSKLNVLWDELDKHEPLISCKCGKCTCQDPLPTLNRAFQQIAQDERVRGITRITEEKPDAVGFAVRMEPRSKPRLDKTTKAALNCSQCHKSGHDITTCFDIHGTPDWYLEKYGSTLEGKGTLKGKPSASSTRNSTGHGRNGVRANTATPTIPHSTSPATLSHAPATQPFPSFSAEQWAAFSAAFGSLSPSSNRLQGKLGMADWIIDTGCSHHVTGNESCLLNIKAVSSCPVRLPDGQTLAATEEGAVQLTDTILLQNVLYVPNLQCNLISVSQLIDDIDCCVQFDSNSCAIQDQRSREMIGTGEKRDGL; encoded by the exons ATGGCTGCCGCCACCCCTCCACCGCCGCCTGCAAAAATCGATTCTAGCTCGCCATTTTACTTAGGGCCACAAGATCGCCCTGGCGATTTCATTACTCCCATCCGTCTGAAACTCGATGACTTTGATGATTGGTCTCATGCTATTCGCGTTGCTCTTTCCTCTCGGCGCAAATTCGGCTTTCTTAACGGCACAATCACAGATATTGTTCCTCCCTGTACGAATGATGATTGGGTAACGATTCAGTGCATGCTTGTTTCATGGCTCATGAATACGATTGACCCCGAGGTACGTTCTATGCTCTCGAATTACGATAATGCAAAACGCTTATGGGATGATTTACATGAAAGATTCTCGGTTGTGAATGGTCCGCGTATTCACCAACTTAAGGGCGATATTAATCGTTGTGAGCAAACAAAAGTTATGCCTGTTGCTGTTTACTTCAGTAAATTGAACGTTTTATGGGATGAACTTGATAAACATGAGCCTTTGATTTCTTGCAAGTGCGGTAAATGTACGTGTCAG GATCCTCTTCCTACGTTGAATCGGGCATTCCAACAAATCGCTCAAGATGAGCGGGTTCGGGGGATCACACGCATCACCGAAGAGAAACCCGATGCAGTTGGTTTTGCTGTGAGAATGGAGCCTCGATCCAAACCACGCCTCGATAAAACGACGAAGGCAGCCTTGAATTGTTCTCAATGCCACAAATCGGGTCATGATATTACAACCTGCTTCGACATACATGGCACTCCAGATTGGTACTTGGAAAAATATGGTTCTACCCTTGAGGGAAAAGGAACTTTGAAAGGGAAGCCGTCAGCTTCTTCAACAAGAAATTCGACAGGTCATGGTCGTAATGGCGTTCGTGCTAATACTGCTACACCCACAATTCCTCACAGTACATCTCCTGCCACCTTGAGCCACGCCCCTGCTACACAACCCTTTCCAAGTTTCTCTGCCGAACAATGGGCGGCATTCTCGGCCGCGTTTGGTTCTCTTTCTCCTTCTTCTAACAGATTGCAGGGTAAGTTGGGTATGGCTGATTGGATAATTGATACAGGCTGCTCTCATCACGTTACCGGTAACGAATCATGTTTATTGAATATTAAAGCAGTTTCTTCATGTCCCGTGCGTCTTCCAGATGGTCAGACACTGGCTGCCACTGAAGAGGGTGCCGTGCAACTAACGGACACCATACTGCTCCAAAATGTCCTTTATGTTCCTAATTTACAATGCAATTTAATTTCGGTCTCACAACTGATTGATGATATAGATTGTTGTGTTCAGTTCGATTCTAACTCATGTGCCATACAGGACCAGCGTTCGAGGGAGATGATTGGCACGGGTGAGAAAAGGGATGGACTTTAA
- the LOC142542455 gene encoding LOW QUALITY PROTEIN: homeobox-leucine zipper protein ATHB-15-like (The sequence of the model RefSeq protein was modified relative to this genomic sequence to represent the inferred CDS: deleted 2 bases in 1 codon), which translates to MAMYCKDGNTVSRAVSSAASLGVDNGKYVRYTPEQVEVLEKLYQECPKPSSMRRQQVIREFPILSDIETKQIKVWFQNRRCRDKQRKEASRLQSVNRKLTAMNKLLMEENDRLQKQVSQLVYENSYFRQHTPSNGLMMKGTGCESVVLSGRKHHSVPQHPPRDATSPAGLLSIAEETLTEFLSKATGTAVEWVQMPGMKPGPDSIGIISISHGCTGVAARACGLVGLEPNRIAEMLKDRPSWFRDCRAVDVLNVLPTASGGTIEILYMQLYAPTTLAQGRDFWLLRYTSVLDDGSLVVCERSLSDTQNGSGMPPVRNFVRAEMLPSGYLIRPCEGGGSIIHIVDHMNLEASSVPEVLRPLYESSTMLAQKTTMAALRQLRQISQDISQASITNWGRRPPALRALTHQLSRGFNEALNGFSDKGWTSIGNDGVDDVTILVNSNPEKFVGSNGCTSIRDAVLCAKASMLLQNVPPALLLRFLREHRSEWADNSIDAYAATSVKIGPCAYLGQPGVGNFGGHGVLPLAQTIENEELLEVIKLESVGYFLDVAVMPRDVCLLQVYFLPCLLNFSQRDENAVGTCSELIFAPIDPSFTDNAPLLPSGFRIIPLDCGKELSSPNRTMDLASVLETGAAGNKPSKDLDLSSGSSRSVVSIAFEFAFESHMQDNVASMARQYLRNIISSVQRVALALSPSHLGSHAGLRSPLGTPEAHTLAFWIARSYRNYMGAELLKFTGEGNNFVLKDLWHYSDAIMCCSVKALPVFTYSNQAGLDMLETTLVALQDIPLEKLFDDRGRKNLCSQFPQIMNQGVASLQSGICLSSMGRPISYERVVAWKVLNEDDNVHCLCFMFVNWSFM; encoded by the exons ATGGCTATGTATTGTAAAGATGGTAACACGGTGTCTCGAGCAGTGTCATCGGCTGCATCCCTGGGCGTAGACAATGGGAAATATGTCCGGTACACACCTGAGCAGGTTGAAGTCCTGGAGAAGTTGTATCAGGAGTGTCCAAAGCCGAGCTCAATGCGCCGGCAGCAGGTGATTAGAGAATTCCCCATTTTATCGGACATTGAGACTAAGCAAATCAAGGTCTGGTTCCAGAACAGAAG ATGTAGAGATAAGCAAAGAAAAGAGGCCTCGAGGCTTCAATCCGTGAATAGGAAACTCACAGCCATGAATAAGCTCTTAATGGAGGAGAATGATAGGCTGCAGAAACAAGTGTCCCAATTGGTGTATGAGAACAGTTATTTTCGCCAACATACCCCCAGC AATGGGCTTATGATGAAAGGCACCGGCTGTGAATCTGTGGTATTGAGTGGTCGAAAACATCACTCGGTGCCTCAGCATCCACCAAGGGATGCAACAAGTCCTGCAG GGCTTTTGTCCATTGCAGAAGAGACTTTAACAGAGTTTCTTTCAAAGGCCACTGGAACTGCTGTTGAGTGGGTTCAAATGCCTGGAATGAAG CCTGGTCCGGATTCCATTGGAATCATCTCTATTTCTCATGGTTGCACTGGCGTGGCAGCAAGAGCTTGTGGCCTGGTTGGTCTAGAGCCCAACAGG ATTGCCGAAATGCTAAAGGATCGACCTTCATGGTTTCGCGATTGCCGAGCCGTGGATGTGCTCAATGTGCTACCTACTGCCAGTGGCGGGACCATAGAAATTTTATACATGCAG ctGTACGCGCCAACTACTTTGGCGCAAGGTCGTGATTTTTGGTTGCTGCGCTATACTTCGGTCTTGGATGATGGCAGCCTAGTG GTCTGTGAAAGATCACTCAGCGATACTCAGAATGGATCAGGCATGCCACCTGTGCGGAACTTTGTGAGAGCAGAAATGTTGCCTAGTGGTTACCTTATTAGACCTTGTGAGGGTGGAGGGTCAATTATCCACATTGTAGACCACATGAATTTGGAG GCATCCAGTGTTCCCGAGGTTTTGCGCCCACTTTATGAATCTTCAACTATGCTTGCTCAAAAGACCACGATGGCT GCTCTTCGTCAGCTTAGGCAGATATCTCAAGATATTTCGCAGGCCAGCATAACCAACTGGGGAAGACGGCCACCAGCTCTACGGGCACTTACGCATCAGCTCAGCAG GGGATTCAATGAAGCTCTTAACGGATTCAGTGATAAAGGATGGACGTCTATAGGCAATGATGGTGTGGATGATGTTACTATTCTTGTCAATTCCAATCCCGAAAAATTTGTGGGCTCAAATGGATGTACATCCATTCGTGATGCTGTCTTATGTGCCAAAGCATCTATGCTTTTACAG AATGTGCCTCCTGCCTTGCTATTAAGATTTTTACGAGAGCACAGGTCTGAATGGGCTGACAACAGCATTGATGCTTATGCAGCCACTTCTGTCAAAATCGGTCCCTGTGCTTATTTAGGACAGCCTGGAGTTGGTAATTTTGGGGGTCATGGTGTCCTCCCTTTGGCTCAAACCATTGAGAATGAAGAG CTGCTGGAAGTAATTAAGCTTGAAAGTGTTGGTTATTTTCTGGATGTTGCAGTGATGCCGAGAGATGTGTGCCTGTTGCAGGTA TATTTCCTTCCCTGTTTGTTAAATTTCTCGCAAAGGGATGAGAATGCTGTTGGCACATGTTCTGAACTCATATTTGCCCCTATCGATCCATCTTTTACTGACAATGCTCCTCTTTTGCCCTCTGGTTTCCGTATCATTCCACTTGATTGTGGCAAG GAGTTGTCCAGCCCAAATCGCACCATGGATCTGGCATCCGTTCTCGAGACTGGTGCAGCAGGCAACAAGCCTTCAAAAGACCTTGATCTTAGTAGTGGTTCTTCTAGATCTGTTGTCTCTATTGCATTTGAATTTGCATTCGAAAGTCACATGCAAGATAATGTTGCATCAATGGCTCGACAGTATTTACGTAACATTATATCATCTGTTCAAAGGGTTGCATTGGCTCTCTCGCCATCACATCTAGGTTCTCATGCTGGCCTTCGATCACCGCTTGGAACTCCTGAAGCACATACTCTTGCTTTTTGGATTGCCCGAAGTTACAG AAACTATATGGGAGCTGAGCTGCTCAAATTTACCGGTGAAGGTAACAACTTTGTTCTCAAAGATCTTTGGCATTACTCGGATGCCATTATGTGCTGCTCAGTGAAG GCGTTGCCTGTTTTTACTTATTCGAACCAAGCCGGTCTTGACATGCTTGAGACGACATTGGTTGCGCTTCAAGACATTCCTTTGGAAAAGTTATTTGATGATCGTGGAAGGAAAAATCTCTGCTCCCAGTTTCCGCAGATAATGAATCAG GGTGTTGCATCTCTTCAAAGTGGCATATGTCTGTCGAGCATGGGCCGGCCGATCTCGTACGAGCGAGTTGTGGCTTGGAAGGTCTTGAATGAAGATGATAATGTCCACTGCCTCTGCTTCATGTTCGTCAACTGGTCttttatgtga
- the LOC142541333 gene encoding uncharacterized protein LOC142541333: protein MEQNLPIRAKKVWSIVRVLYFMLRKGISKGKLFSDLNMMIQRGKSAGKAAIHNLMFHHHLVAASYSGRRFHDAGGNLEYEFSCSNSPAYPTFHLPSFIINKRKHSHAQPPIDGELLVAALEMINSAAASPALPGFGPSPMVRQLRITDSPFPLSDARIDEDNRVDEAAEEFIMKFYKDLKRQSA, encoded by the coding sequence ATGGAGCAAAATCTACCAATTAGAGCAAAGAAAGTCTGGAGCATAGTCCGAGTCCTATATTTCATGCTACGTAAAGGCATATCCAAGGGAAAATTGTTTTCAGATCTCAACATGATGATTCAACGTGGCAAGAGCGCCGGAAAAGCCGCCATACACAACCTCATGTTCCACCACCACCTTGTTGCCGCCTCCTACTCCGGCCGCCGCTTCCACGATGCTGGTGGCAACCTCGAGTATGAGTTCAGCTGCAGCAACAGCCCAGCTTACCCTACATTCCACCTCCCAAGCTTTATTATCAACAAGCGAAAACACTCACACGCGCAGCCACCCATCGATGGCGAGTTACTGGTAGCGGCTTTGGAGATGATCAACAGCGCGGCGGCGTCACCGGCTTTGCCTGGATTTGGGCCGAGCCCGATGGTAAGGCAACTGAGGATAACTGATTCTCCATTTCCATTGAGTGATGCTAGGATTGATGAAGATAATCGTGTGGATGAAGCCGCAGAAGAGTTTATTATGAAGTTTTATAAAGATTTGAAGAGGCAAAGTGCATGA
- the LOC142542456 gene encoding casein kinase 1-like protein HD16 — MPVLRGGVRRGRRGKQQQQQPSHNDINQNPNENIIPVVEENAAIATRTRRRRRAEAAAAVAVAEPVDDKVVAAVAAVEVREVEDQGERVLEQPERIEEVGEKLMDDYGSGGKSADKGNAADDELAATPIPERVQVGGSPMYRTERKLGKGGFGQVYVGRRVSGGPISERTGPGATEVALKFEHRNSKGCNYGPPYEWQVYNTLGGSHGVPRVHFKGRQGDYYVMVMDMLGPSLWDVWNNNSHTMSVEMVACIAIEALSILEKMHSRGYVHGDVKPENFLLGPLGTPDEKKLYLVDLGLATRWRDGNTGVHVDYDQRPDVFRGTVRYASVHAHLGRTGSRRDDLESLAYTLVFLLRGRLPWQGFQGENKGFLVCKKKMATSQEALCCFCPQPFKLFVDYVVNLKFDEEPNYARYISLFDGIVGPNPEIRPINTDGAQKLICQVGHKRGRLTFEDEEDEQPKKKVRMGMPATQWISIYNARRPMKQRYHYNVMDSRLAQHIEKGTEDGLFISCVASCLNLWALIMDAGTGFTTQVYELSPFFLHKEWILEQWEKNFYITAVAGATNGSSLVVMSKGTQYLQQSYKVSDSFPFKWINKKWKEGFYVTSMATSGNRWAVVMSRGAGFSDQVVELDFLYPSEGIHRRWDNGYRITATAATSDQAALVLSMPRRKPVDETQETLRTSAFPSTHVKEKWAKNLYIASVCYGRTVS; from the exons ATGCCGGTGCTGCGTGGTGGAGTGCGCAGAGGCCGGAGAGggaagcagcagcagcagcaaccgTCACACAACGACATCAATCAGAATCCAAACGAAAATATCATCCCGGTTGTTGAGGAAAACGCGGCTATTGCGACAAGAACAAGGAGGAGGAGGAGAGCAGAAGCAGCTGCAGCCGTAGCGGTTGCTGAGCCGGTGGATGACAAGGTAGTTGCTGCTGTAGCAGCAGTTGAGGTTAGGGAGGTTGAGGATCAGGGAGAGAGGGTTTTGGAACAACCAGAAAGGATAGAGGAGGTGGGTGAAAAGCTGATGGATGACTACGGAAGTGGCGGGAAGAGCGCTGACAAAGGGAATGCCGCTGATGACGAGTTAGCCGCTACACCTATCCCGGAAAGG GTTCAGGTTGGTGGTTCACCAATGTACAGAACTGAAAGGAAGCTCGGTAAGGGTGGTTTTGGACAAGTATATGTTGGTCGTCGTGTCTCTGGCGGTCCCATCAGCGAAAGAACGGGCCCGGGGGCTACAGAA GTGGCCCTAAAGTTTGAACATCGTAATAGTAAAGGCTGCAATTATGGCCCTCCTTATGAATGGCAAGTGTACAA TACTCTGGGTGGAAGTCATGGTGTTCCACGAGTGCACTTCAAGGGCCGACAAGGTGACTATTATGTGATG GTCATGGATATGCTTGGGCCAAGCTTGTGGGATGTGTGGAATAATAACTCCCACAC GATGTCTGTTGAAATGGTCGCTTGCATTGCTATAGAAGCACTATCTATATTGGAGAAAATGCACTCGAGAGG GTATGTCCATGGGGACGTGAAGCCTGAGAACTTTTTGCTTGGTCCTCTAGGGACCCCTGATGAGAAAAAATTGTACCTGGTTGATCTTGGTTTAG CTACTAGGTGGAGAGATGGCAATACTGGTGTGCACGTTGATTATGACCAACGTCCCGATGTTTTTAG GGGAACCGTTCGATATGCAAGTGTTCATGCCCATTTAGGTAGAACTGGCAGCCGGCGAGATGATTTAGAATCTCTTGCGTATACGCTCGTTTTCCTTTTGCGTGGGCGTTTGCCTTGGCAGGGATTTCAG GGTGAGAACAAAGGGTTTCTAGTTTGCAAGAAAAAGATGGCTACATCACAAGAGGCGCTTTGCTGCTTTTGTCCACAACCATTTAAATTGTTTGTGGATTACGTAgtaaatttaaagtttgatgAGGAACCTAATTACGCTAGATATATCTCCCTTTTTGATGGGATTGTGGGACCAAATCCAGAAATCAGACCAATCAACACAGATGGTGCACAGAAG CTCATCTGTCAGGTTGGTCACAAGAGAGGACGACTGACTTTTGAAGACGAGGAAGATGAACAACCTAAGAAGAAAGTTCGCATGGGGATGCCTGCTACGCAGTGGATTAGCATTTACAATGCTCGTAGGCCCATGAAGCAAAG ATATCATTATAATGTGATGGATTCAAGGCTTGCCCAGCACATCGAAAAGGGTACTGAAGATGGCCTATTCATCAGTTGTGTGGCATCTTGCCTTAATCTGTGGGCTCTGATAATGGATGCTGGCACCGGCTTCACTACTCAAGTTTACGAGCTTTCGCCGTTTTTTCTCCACAAG GAATGGATATTGGAACAATGGGAGAAAAATTTTTACATCACTGCAGTTGCTGGAGCTACAAATGGTAGTTCATTGGTAGTAATGTCTAAAG GAACTCAGTACTTACAACAGTCTTACAAAGTTAGCGATTCATTTCCGTTTAAGTGGATAAACAAAAAGTGGAAGGAAGGTTTCTATGTCACATCCATGGCCACTTCTGGGAATAGATGGGCAGTCGTAATGTCTCGTGGTGCTGGATTTTCAGATCAG GTGGTGGAGCTAGATTTTCTTTATCCAAGTGAGGGCATCCATCGCCGTTGGGACAACGGATACCGCATAACCGCTACAGCAGCCACTTCTGACCAGGCTGCACTGGTTTTGAGCATGCCGAGAAGAAAACCAGTTGATGAAACACAAGAGACGCTTCGTACATCTGCTTTTCCCAGCACACATGTCAAG GAGAAATGGGCCAAAAACTTGTACATTGCTTCTGTTTGCTATGGCCGTACAGTTTCCTAG